A portion of the Oncorhynchus gorbuscha isolate QuinsamMale2020 ecotype Even-year linkage group LG19, OgorEven_v1.0, whole genome shotgun sequence genome contains these proteins:
- the LOC124006013 gene encoding uncharacterized protein LOC124006013, which translates to MTPALLPGDVVGGKPQAHSDSPLHQWGSLARELIQSNVLPQCVSTGGQLYVLTGATGLRLGSGMEEGGDGGCEAGVQWSAVCCAGPEGQSGFSVGVVKETGGGERVVSVKELEHMIGVTDLFSEGCGEANGETEGDIVTLLSDVMVGVVEKQRAIARPDAIEETLDETTDRSIEALPADTEPLITPSVDNETLASESDTESSSNPLVYIITSSVSLLMAPLRPVVSTVIGIPGQVAFVLQEDLGVLSALPGDILSVFYNMASDLVSGVGSVTGLILGVGEMCFSTLYCITAPLVGSLFTSCQDGVTGVGTLAWDGVGIFRGIADRAWWVSRVVGDQAWEQGGGFVGSVVSEMGGQVKAVGGGMGKLAWRCGNGVGNVVRLAGGLVVGSTETVVENVMEVFGQDQNCGWFGSTENVHQ; encoded by the exons ATGACCCCAGCCCTGCTCCCAGGGGATGTGGTGGGGGGTAAACCCCAAGCTCATTCTGACTCTCCCCTCCACCAGTGGGGCTCCCTGGCCAGAGAGCTGATCCAAAGCAACGTCCTGCCCCAGTGTGTCTCCACAGGGGGCCAGCTCTACGTCCTGACAGGAGCCACAGGGCTCAGGCTGGGGTCCGGGATGGAGGAAGGTGGGGATGGGGGGTGTGAGGCTGGGGTGCAATGGTCTGCAGTGTGCTGTGCTGGTCCAGAGGGACAGAGTGGGTTCAGTGTGGGTGTAGtgaaagagacagggggaggggagagggtggtgagTGTTAAGGAGCTGGAACACATGATTGGAGTGACAGATCTATTTTCAGAGGGTTGCGGAGAAGCAAATGGGGAAACGGAGGGAGACATAGTGACACTGCTCAGTGATGTGATGGTCGGAGTCGTAGAAAAGCAAAGAGCGATCGCAAGGCCAGACGCCATTGAGGAAACACTAGATGAGACTACTGACCGAAGCATAGAGGCACTACCTGCCGACACAGAACCTCTCATCACTCCTTCAGTGGACAACGAGACACTGGCCTCTGAGTCCGACACAGAGTCGTCCAGCAACCCTCTGGTGTATATCatcacctcctctgtctccctgctcATGGCCCCTCTACGCCCTGTAGTCTCCACAGTCATTGGGATCCCTGGACAG GTGGCCTTTGTCCTACAAGAAGACCTGGGGGTCCTGTCTGCCCTGCCAGGCGACATCCTTTCTGTGTTCTACAACATGGCGTCTGACCTGGTTTCTGGGGTCGGCTCAGTCACAGGCCTGATACTTGGTGTGGGGGAGATGTGCTTCTCTACCCTGTATTGCATTACAGCCCCACTGGTGGGCTCCCTGTTCACCAGCTGCCAGGACGGGGTCACAGGGGTGGGCACCCTGGCCTGGGATGGGGTGGGCATATTTAGGGGGATTGCGGACCGTGCCTGGTGGGTGTCCAGGGTGGTCGGGGACCAGGCGTGGGAGCAGGGTGGGGGGTTTGTGGGGTCGGTGGTGTCTGAGATGGGAGGGCAGGTGAAGGCAGTGGGTGGGGGAATGGGGAAGCTGGCGTGGAGGTGTGGGAATGGGGTGGGAAACGTGGTGAGGTTGGCAGGAGGGCTAGTAGTAGGGAGTACGGAAACGGTTGTGGAGAATGTGATGGAGGTCTTTGGGCAGGACCAAAACTGTGGATGGTTTGGGTCTACAGAGAATGTTCATCAATAA
- the LOC124005777 gene encoding INO80 complex subunit E-like isoform X2, with product MEVDYKQNYTNLNRKLKFMVYEQECFQEELRRSQKKLLRVSRDKSFLLDRLLQYERVDEDSSDSDATASSENSEGEGTRERERDGGKKRRSSPGVGLPSSSHLSLHSRSGVNPLKSSVSTPYINTVVAPLAANFPAGPTAPPTSSASFNWVPRQILSGDEGEGESDGDSDRGDDNRGEGEEADLVIDIMETLCFLPMTFKNEIALKWKHFR from the exons ATGGAGGTGGACTACAAGCAGAACTACACAAATCTCAATCGCAAATTGAAATTCATGGTTTAT GAGCAGGAGTGTTTTCAGGAAGAGCTCAGAAGATCCCAGAAGAAGCTGCTCAGAGTGTCCAGAGATAAAAG TTTTCTGTTGGACCGATTGTTACAATACGAGCGGGTGGACGAGGACTCCTCAG aTTCTGATGCCACAGCCTCTTCTGAGAACAGTGAAGGAGAGGGcaccagggagagggagagagacggaggaaagaA GAGAAGAAGTAGCCCAGGTGTAGGCCTTCCTtcatcctcccatctctctctccactctcgtTCTGGAGTGAACCCTCTCAAGTCGTCCGTCAGTACCCCCTACATCAACACA GTGGTGGCCCCTTTAGCAGCCAACTTCCCAGCGGGCCCGACTGCCCCTCCCACATCCAGTGCCTCGTTCAACTGGGTGCCCAGGCAGATACTGAGTGgagacgagggagagggagagagcgacggAGACTCAGACAGAGGAGACGACAACaggggggaaggagaagaggCTGACCTTGTCATCGATATAATGGAGACGTTATGTTTTCTACCAATGACTTTTAAAAATGAAATTGCATTAAAGTGGAAACATTTCAGATGA
- the LOC124005777 gene encoding uncharacterized protein LOC124005777 isoform X1 yields MGCIYLSHCSKTFYHDVILINTPLLSVYTYCTSMFKVKYGLSWASIPFSCSFLLDRLLQYERVDEDSSDSDATASSENSEGEGTRERERDGGKKRRSSPGVGLPSSSHLSLHSRSGVNPLKSSVSTPYINTVVAPLAANFPAGPTAPPTSSASFNWVPRQILSGDEGEGESDGDSDRGDDNRGEGEEADLVIDIMETLCFLPMTFKNEIALKWKHFR; encoded by the exons ATGGGGTGTATTTATTTGTCACACTGTAGCAAAACCTTTTACCACGATGTGATACTAATAAATACACCCCTGTTGAGTgtgtacacatactgtacaagcATGTTCAAAGTTAAATATGGTCTTTCCTGGGCTTCTATTCCCTTCTCTTGCAGTTTTCTGTTGGACCGATTGTTACAATACGAGCGGGTGGACGAGGACTCCTCAG aTTCTGATGCCACAGCCTCTTCTGAGAACAGTGAAGGAGAGGGcaccagggagagggagagagacggaggaaagaA GAGAAGAAGTAGCCCAGGTGTAGGCCTTCCTtcatcctcccatctctctctccactctcgtTCTGGAGTGAACCCTCTCAAGTCGTCCGTCAGTACCCCCTACATCAACACA GTGGTGGCCCCTTTAGCAGCCAACTTCCCAGCGGGCCCGACTGCCCCTCCCACATCCAGTGCCTCGTTCAACTGGGTGCCCAGGCAGATACTGAGTGgagacgagggagagggagagagcgacggAGACTCAGACAGAGGAGACGACAACaggggggaaggagaagaggCTGACCTTGTCATCGATATAATGGAGACGTTATGTTTTCTACCAATGACTTTTAAAAATGAAATTGCATTAAAGTGGAAACATTTCAGATGA